One Schistocerca nitens isolate TAMUIC-IGC-003100 chromosome 1, iqSchNite1.1, whole genome shotgun sequence DNA segment encodes these proteins:
- the LOC126193075 gene encoding succinate dehydrogenase [ubiquinone] cytochrome b small subunit, mitochondrial: MALRCILRSVPNSLQVCKKLSTSSSPLYRLGSAVRKMDFHPSLVSLSKTSRSDCMNLYSNRTQATYLVCARNFAVSSVKNEAEKSHGGDHTKLWSAERILAAGLLGVVPVALIFPSQPLDCLLALSLVMHSHWGIEAIVVDYVRPIIFGKTFPVIAHALVYVLSISTLTGLLFLIFNDCGFANAIHLLWKL, from the exons ATGGCACTCCGTTGTATTTTAAGATCTGTACCAAACTCGTTGCAAG TATGCAAGAAGTTGTCAACAAGCAGCAGCCCCTTGTACAGATTAGGGTCAGCAGTGAGAAAGATGGATTTTCATCCGTCACTTGTCAGTCTTTCAAAGACAAGCAGGAGTGATTGTATGAATCTCTATAGCAACAGAACACAGGCAACATATTTGGTCTGTGCCAGAAATTTTGCTGTTAGCAGTGTGAAAAATGAAGCAGAAAAATCACATGGAGGGGACCATACTAAGTTGTGGAGTGCGGAACGCATACTTGCTGCTGGACTGCTCGGTGTGGTTCCTGTAGCATTAATTTTTCCATCGCAACCACTGGACTGTCTTCTTGCCTTGTCTCTTGTGATGCATAGTCACTG GGGTATTGAAGCAATTGTTGTGGACTATGTGCGGCCTATAATTTTTGGAAAAACTTTCCCAGTAATTGCACATGCTTTGGTTTATGTGCTTTCAATATCAACATTGACAGGCTTACTGTTTTTGATTTTCAATGATTGTGGCTTTGCCAATGCCATTCACTTACTGTGGAAACTGTAA